The Jiangella sp. DSM 45060 genome contains the following window.
GGCGCGGGTCATCGGCACCGGCTGGGGCGCGTTCACCGCGATCGTCGGGGCGGGCGACTGGAACAGCGACGGCGCCGTCGACCTCATCGCCCGGCTGCCCAACGGCGCCCTGCTGCTGTACCCGGGCACCGGCAAGGGCGGCTTCGGCAAGGCCCGCACCATCGGCACCGGCTGGGCCGGGTTCACCGGCATCGCCGCGGCGGGCGACGTCAACGACGACTACGTGCTGGACCTCGTCGTGTGGACGTCCGGCGGCGGCATGCTCCTCTACCCCGGCAACGGTTCGGGTGGCTTCCTGCCGAGCCGCAGCATCGGCTCCGGCTGGAACGCCTTCGACCTGCGTAGCTGAGCGACGGGGACGCGGGTGGGCGGGGTGGCGCTGGCGCTGACGGCGCTGCTGATCGCGTCCGGCCTGACGTCGGCGGACCCGGCGCCCGACTCGGGGGCGACCCCGGCGGACCTGGGGACGACCCCGGCGGATCCGAGGACCGACCCGGGGGTGACTCCGGCGGACCCGGCGCCCGTGCCGTCGACCCAGGTGCCGGCCGACCTGCTGGCGGAATGGGCGGACGAGGCGGCGGGCGCCGAGCCCGCGGCGCCGGTGCCGGACGACCTGCCGGACGGCTTCACCGGCGAGCTCGACCTCCCCGTCGACCCCGCCGTCGAGGTCGTGCGCTGGCCGTCGTCGGGCGAGCTGGTGCTGGAGGGCCGCGGTTACGGGCATGGGCGCGGGATGTCGCAGTGGGGCGCGTACGGTGCGGCGGCGAGCGGCCTCGGCTACGGGCGGATCCTCGCGCACTACTACCGCGGCACGTCCCTGGAGCGGCGCGACGACATCCGGCTGCGGGTCCGCATCACGGCCGACGACGACGGCGAGACCCGGGTGGCCCCAGCCCGCGGGCTGACGGCGACCGCCGGTGACGCGGCGCTGGCGCTGCCGTCGTCGCTGGGCGGGAGTCGCGTCACCGCCTGGCGGGTCGTGCGCGACGGTGACCGGCTGGTGCTGCAGGGGTACGCGGGCAGCTGGCGGACGACGGCGATCGGCGGGGCCACGGCGCACGCCGGCCCGATCGGGTTCACGACGCCCGCCGGCGCCGTCCGCCTCGTCCTCGGCTCCACGCACCGCGAGTACCGCGGCGCCGTCGAGGCGGTCGCCACCGGCTCCGGCGTGGGCACCCGCGTGGCCACGTCGCTGGAGTCGTACCTGCGCAGTGTCGTGCCGGCGGAGATGCCGGCCGGCTGGCCCGCCGCGGCGCTGCAGGCGCAGGCCGTCGCGGCCCGCACGTACGCCCGGTGGCAGCGCGCCGAGGAGCCCGGATCCTGGTACGACACCTGCGACAGCACCCGCTGCCAGGTGTTCAACGGCGCCGCCGACTACACCGCCGGCGGCGACCTCATCCGCCGCTACGACCACCCGGCCAGCGACGCCGCCGTGGGCGCGACCGCCGAGCGGATCCTGCTGTACGACGGCGAGCCCGCGTTCACCCAGTTCACGTCCGCGAACGGCGGGTGGACGGTGCGCGGGTCGCGGCCGTACCTGCGCGCGTTCGCCGACGAGTACGACGGGGTGGTGTCCGGCTCCCCGCACCGCTGGCGCACGACCCTGACCGCCCGCGCCGTCGCGTCCGCCTTCCCGCGCGCCGGCCGCCCGGTCACCCTGCGGGTCGACGCCCGGAACGGCCACGGCGCGTGGGGCGGGCGGACCACGTCGGTGGTGGTGACCGGCACGGAGGGGTCGGTCGAGGTCAGCGGCGAGGCGTTCCGGTCGGCGCTCGGGCTGCGCAGCGACTGGTGGCGCGTCAGCGGCGTCGCGGGCGCGGGGCACGACCTCACCGGTGACCGCCGGGCCGACCTCGTGGCGCGACGCTCGTCCGACGGGTCGCTCTGGCTGTATCCGGGCAACGGCGCTGGCGGCTTCGGCGCGACGCGGCCGCTCGGCACCGGCTGGCGCGCGATGGCGTCGATCCTGGTCTCGCCCGACTGGGACGGTGACGGGCGCACTGACCTGGTGGCGCGGTCGCGGTCCGGCGACCTGTGGCTGTACTCGGGCGACGGTGCTGGCGGGGCCTCCGGACGGCCGATCGGGCAGGGGTGGGCGGGCATGAACGCGATCGCCGCGCCGGGCGACTGGGACGGTGACGGGCGGGCGGACCTGCTGGCGCGGCGGTCCCGGGAGGGGTCGCTGTGGCTGTACGCGGGGGCGGGGCGGGCCGGCTTCGGGGTGGTCCGGCCGATCGGCACGGGGTGGAGCGCGTGGAACCTCATCACCGGCACCACCGACTTCGACGGTGACGGCCACGCCGACCTCCTCGCCCGTCGTCGCGGCGACGGCACCCTCTGGCTCTTCCCCGGCGACGGACGCGGCGGATTCGGCACCGCTCGCCGGGTCGGGCACGGCTGGGCCGCCATGAACGCCCTCGTCGCCCCCGGCGACTGGGACGGTGACGGCCGGGCCGACCTCCTCGCCCGCAGCGCCACCGACGGCGCCCTCTGGTTCTACGCCGGCAACGGCCGCGGCGAGATCGCCGCCGTCCAGCGCATCGGCACCGGCTGGACCGCGGTCGACGCGATCGGCTGACCGGCCGCTCCCGCTGCCGCTTCTCGCACCCGCCGCTCGCACCCCCGCTGCCTCCGCCCGCTGCCCGCGCCTTCCGCCCACTTCCCCCAGCCGGTCCGTCTAACCGTGCCGCCACGGCCGGCGATCTGTGCCACTACAGTCGCCCGGTGTTTGCGCGGTCCACCGCACCCCTACCCAGCCCTGTCGCGTGTTCTGCGCCGACGTTGGCGTGGTCGGGTGCTCGTTCGGCCCGTGCCACCACGGCCGCCAATCCGTGCCACTACAGTTGCTGACCTGCGTGGTCACCGGCGATCTGCGCCGTCTCGGCGTGCGCGGTCGGGTGCTCGTTTGGGGCCCGTGCCACCACGGCCGCCGCCCGTGCCACTACAGTCGCCGTCGTGTGCGCGGTCCACCGCACCCGTACCCAGCCCTGTCGCGTGTTCTGCGCCGACGTTGGCGTGGTCGGGTGCTCGTTTGGGGCCCGTGCCACCACGGCCGCCGACTCGTGCCACTACAGTCGCCGGACCGCGTGGTCACGGGCGATCACGGCGGACCGCACCTGCCCGGCATTCAGACGCCGGCCGCCCGCCCGCCGCCCGCTGGCACGCGTCCCCGCCCCTCAGGAGGACGCGGGTCAGAGGAGGGTCGGGCGGCCGCCGGGCGCTGGATAGCGCAGGTAGGCCAGCCGGGCCGTCTCCTCGCGCCCGCGCCGGATGGTCTCCAGCAGGTACCCGACCCCCAGGGTGACGACGGCGATGATGGCGACGGCCGCCGCGAGGAAGGCGGTCGGGAAGCGGGGGACGAGGCCGGTCTCGAGGTACTCCGCGACGACGGGGAGGCCGAGGACCAGCGCCACCACGCCGAACACGCCCGCCAGCACGCCGTGAAACAGGGTTGGCCGCTCATGCCGCGTCACAGTGACCAGCCAGTGCAGAATGCGCAAACCGTCGCGGTAGGTGCGCAGTTTGCTCTCGCTGCCGTCCGGGCGTTCCTTGTAGCCGACCGGGATCTCGGCCACGGGAACGCGCAGCCGTAACGAGTGAATGGTCAGCTCGGTCTCGATCTCGAATTCCCGCGACAACGCCGGGAAAGATTTCACATAACGTCGCGAGAACGCCCGGTACCCGCTCAGCAGATCGGTGAGCTGCCGTCCGAACAGCGCGCCGACGACGCCGTTGAAGGCGCGGTTGCCCAGGACGTGGCCGGCCCGGTAGGCGGCGTCGCTGGAGTGCGTTCGCACCCCGACCACGTGATCGTACGGACCGTCCAGCAACACCTTGACCAGCATGGACGCGGACGATGCGTCGTAGGTGTCGTCGCCGTCGATGAGGACGTAGACGTCCGCGTCGACGTCGGCGAAGGCGCGGCGGACGACGTTGCCCTTGCCCTGGCGCGACTCGGTGCGGACGACGGCGCCCGCGCCGAGCGCTTCGGCGACCGTGGTGTCGGTGGAGTTGTTGTCGTACACGTAAATGGTCGCATCGGGCAGTGCGGTGCGAATATCCGCCACGACGGTCGCAATGGCAACCGCCTCGTTATGGCACGGAATGATGACGGCGACGTCCGGCCCGCCCGGTTCTGTCACGCAATTCTCCATTGTCACGATCTATTGATGTTACATGCTACTGTCTGCGTTATCGGAGTGCGAATTGCCACTCCCCGTGGATTGGGGTGTCACTGTGTATACGCACCGGCGGCTCGTGAGGTTGCACGGCCTGCCGAACCTGGCGACGGCCGCCCTCGCGGCGGTCCTCGCGGCGGCCGGGTTCGTGGTGAGCGGCACGGTCCGCGGGACGTTCCCGTTCGGCGACGTGTCGCGCAACACCAACGACCTCGGCCAGCAGCTCATCCCGATGCACGGCCACCTGCGCGACGTGTTCATGGGCGACGCGGCGGGCGACCTCACGTTCAACTGGGCCAGCGGGTTCGGCGTCCCGTTCCTCGGCGACTACCTGTCCTACCTCGGCACCACACTGTCCTGGCTGGTGCTGCTGTTCCCGCGCGACGGCATGGACCTCGCGCTGTTCGTCATCGCGACGACGGCGCTCGCACTGGCCGCGGCCGCCATGACGGCGTACCTGCGGCTGCTGCGTCCGGCCGGCCCGGCCTGGCTCGCCGTCGTCGCCGGGGTGTCGTACGCGCTGGGCGGCTGGGCGCTCGACGACGGCGCGTACATGACCATCTGGCTCTACGGGCTGGTCGCGTTCCCGGTGCTGTGCCTGCTGTGCGAGTGGATCCTGCGGCGGCGACGCTCGTGGCTGCCGGTCTGCGTGGCGCCGTTCGTGGTGGCGCTGCTGTGGACGTCGCACTTCTACACCGTCTACATGGCCACCATCGGCGCGGCCATCGTCGTGCTGGTGCGGGTCATCTCGTACGACGCGACGGTGTCGTGGCGGGTGCGGGTGGTCGGCGTGCTGCGCTGCGCGATCGCCGTCATCGCGGGCATCGGGCTGGCCGCGCCGCTGCTGGTGCCGACGTTCTGGGCGGTGCGGTACTCGCGGCCGAGCCCCGACGTGCGGTTCCACGCCATGGACTGGCTCGACTTCCTGTCCCGGCTGCTGGCCGGCAGCGAGGGCGTCGGGTCAAGCCCTGGCCTGGCGGTCGGGACGGTGCTCCTGCTGCTGGCCGTGAGCCTGCCGTTCAACCGCGCGGTGCCGGTGCGGGAGCGTCTGGTGTGGACGGTCGCGATCGGGCTGACGGTGCTGAGCATGCAGGTGGCGCTCACGCACGCCGTGTGGCACGGGTTCGACACCCCCAACGGCAGCCCGTTCCGGCAGGCGTTCGTGGTGGCGGGGCTGCTGGTGATCGCCGGCTGGATCTCCGGCTCGGCGGGGCTGCGCGGCGTCGTGCCGGTGGTGGCGCCGCTGGCGCTGGTCGGCGGCCTGTATCTGGCGGTGCGCTCCGGCCCGTTCGTCACGCCGACCACGCGCGTCGTCGTCCCGGTGGTCGCGGGCGTCGCGCTCGTCGCCTGGCTGGCCTGGCGGTTCACGCAGCGCCGGCCCTGGGTCGCGGCGGTGGCCGCGGGCGTCG
Protein-coding sequences here:
- a CDS encoding glycosyltransferase, translated to MTEPGGPDVAVIIPCHNEAVAIATVVADIRTALPDATIYVYDNNSTDTTVAEALGAGAVVRTESRQGKGNVVRRAFADVDADVYVLIDGDDTYDASSASMLVKVLLDGPYDHVVGVRTHSSDAAYRAGHVLGNRAFNGVVGALFGRQLTDLLSGYRAFSRRYVKSFPALSREFEIETELTIHSLRLRVPVAEIPVGYKERPDGSESKLRTYRDGLRILHWLVTVTRHERPTLFHGVLAGVFGVVALVLGLPVVAEYLETGLVPRFPTAFLAAAVAIIAVVTLGVGYLLETIRRGREETARLAYLRYPAPGGRPTLL
- a CDS encoding SpoIID/LytB domain-containing protein; translation: MALALTALLIASGLTSADPAPDSGATPADLGTTPADPRTDPGVTPADPAPVPSTQVPADLLAEWADEAAGAEPAAPVPDDLPDGFTGELDLPVDPAVEVVRWPSSGELVLEGRGYGHGRGMSQWGAYGAAASGLGYGRILAHYYRGTSLERRDDIRLRVRITADDDGETRVAPARGLTATAGDAALALPSSLGGSRVTAWRVVRDGDRLVLQGYAGSWRTTAIGGATAHAGPIGFTTPAGAVRLVLGSTHREYRGAVEAVATGSGVGTRVATSLESYLRSVVPAEMPAGWPAAALQAQAVAARTYARWQRAEEPGSWYDTCDSTRCQVFNGAADYTAGGDLIRRYDHPASDAAVGATAERILLYDGEPAFTQFTSANGGWTVRGSRPYLRAFADEYDGVVSGSPHRWRTTLTARAVASAFPRAGRPVTLRVDARNGHGAWGGRTTSVVVTGTEGSVEVSGEAFRSALGLRSDWWRVSGVAGAGHDLTGDRRADLVARRSSDGSLWLYPGNGAGGFGATRPLGTGWRAMASILVSPDWDGDGRTDLVARSRSGDLWLYSGDGAGGASGRPIGQGWAGMNAIAAPGDWDGDGRADLLARRSREGSLWLYAGAGRAGFGVVRPIGTGWSAWNLITGTTDFDGDGHADLLARRRGDGTLWLFPGDGRGGFGTARRVGHGWAAMNALVAPGDWDGDGRADLLARSATDGALWFYAGNGRGEIAAVQRIGTGWTAVDAIG
- a CDS encoding YfhO family protein translates to MRLHGLPNLATAALAAVLAAAGFVVSGTVRGTFPFGDVSRNTNDLGQQLIPMHGHLRDVFMGDAAGDLTFNWASGFGVPFLGDYLSYLGTTLSWLVLLFPRDGMDLALFVIATTALALAAAAMTAYLRLLRPAGPAWLAVVAGVSYALGGWALDDGAYMTIWLYGLVAFPVLCLLCEWILRRRRSWLPVCVAPFVVALLWTSHFYTVYMATIGAAIVVLVRVISYDATVSWRVRVVGVLRCAIAVIAGIGLAAPLLVPTFWAVRYSRPSPDVRFHAMDWLDFLSRLLAGSEGVGSSPGLAVGTVLLLLAVSLPFNRAVPVRERLVWTVAIGLTVLSMQVALTHAVWHGFDTPNGSPFRQAFVVAGLLVIAGWISGSAGLRGVVPVVAPLALVGGLYLAVRSGPFVTPTTRVVVPVVAGVALVAWLAWRFTQRRPWVAAVAAGVVCAAVVVEATAGAVAIDRARAEFLYAYPGWGDVNDEVRALVQGGGRWPEARVSPGAHVTQNDPMLLGGQGSQYYSSTIPDELSVALAGLGFGYSAYVRANVDPANPVMDAVFAVGARVVDDGGALRLAENPDVAPLVTVRPADPWTSPDPAPFGHQETALGADVYTVPRVSLTPDPGLTVTGRRRDSLLEPATPGEPAQLRVTASCPAGSDVYLAAPAFVGEVLDETAGWLTVLRQTTRSPGVYTGAPILRVGTAAADGAVEVVLRVYGPARLPASPVGCLDRGALTEAVAALRAGAPSSVDVSGHGVVAALAPSGSASTVVLGVLRSPGWRCSVDGGDDATPRTVAGLIAVPVEAGASEVSCAYRPRGLRMGLAVGAAALAVVAVMGVVAALRRRVSGPAGRTS